A segment of the Echinicola strongylocentroti genome:
ATCACCACAGTGGTGGACATTCTTAAGCCAGACAGTTTTTATAAAGATGCCCATAGGGAAATCTATGATGCTATTTTGCAACTTTTTAATGAAAGTGAGCCGATCGACTTGCTTACCGTCACCAATAAGCTAAGGAAAAACGGAAAGCTAGAAGTAGCAGGAGGGGCTTACTACATCACGGAACTGACCTCAAAGATTTCTTCCGCCGCCAATATTGAATATCATGCCCGGATCATCACAGAGATGGCCATGAAGCGCCACATGATCCGCATATGCTCAGAGATTCAGAAGGAAGCTTACGAAGAGACGACGGACGTGTTTGAGCTACTGGATACTATGGAGCAATCGCTGTTTGAGATATCGGAAAACAATATCCGCAAGAACTACGCAGACATGAAGTCCATCATGCGTGAAGCCATTACGGAGCTGGAAGGCAAGAAAGACTTGGCGGATGGACTTACCGGAGTGCCGAGTGGATTTACGGCGTTGGATAGGGTGACATCGGGCTGGCAAAAATCCGATTTGGTGATTATAGCTGCCCGTCCGGCGATGGGTAAAACAGCCTTTGTGCTTTCTGTACTTCGGAATGCCTCGGTGGATCACAGTAGGCCAGTGGCGATATTTTCTTTGGAGATGTCCGCAGTTCAGTTGGTCAACCGTCTGATCTCTTCAGAGGCAGAATTGGACTCTGAGAAGATCAAAAAAGGAAACTTGGCGGATTATGAGTGGGAGCAGCTGATCCATAAGACCAGTAAACTTTCCTCGGCACCTTTGTTTGTGGATGATACGCCAGCCTTGTCCATTTTGGAACTCCGGGCAAAGTGTCGCCGATTGAAGGCACAGAGTGATATCCAAATGATCGTAATCGATTACCTTCAGCTGATGTCTGGCGATTCCAAAGCCAGTGCTAGTGGTAACCGTGAGCAGGAGATTTCCAGTATTTCCAGGGCCCTTAAGAAAATTGCCAAAGAGCTTGAAGTGCCGGTGATTGCGCTTTCCCAGTTGTCAAGGGCAGTGGAGACAAGGGGCGGAGACAAGCGGCCACAGCTGTCCGATTTGAGGGAATCCGGAGCGATCGAGCAGGATGCGGATATTGTAATGTTCCTTTACCGTCCAGAATACTATGGTATCAATGAGGATGAAGAAGGCAATAGTACTATGGGCACAGGAGAGGTGATTATTGCGAAGCACAGGAGTGGTTCTTTGGAGACGGTCAAATTGCGATTTATCGGTAAATACACCAAGTTTACGGACTTGGACTTGAATGTGCCTTATCAGCCGCAAGGTCAGGAAGCCATGTATGGCAATAAATTCCCGAGCGCTGCTGGTGGCAAAGATTTTGACGATAGTAACATGATCAGGATCCAGAGTAAAGCCAACGGCCCTGATGAAGAGGATGGTTTCCCAGGAGGCATGGGGAGTAATGAGCCTGCGCCGTTCTAGTCTTTCGGCTACGCTCAAGAACACCTTCGGCTACGCTCAGGAGCACTTTCGGCTACGCTCAGGAGTACTTTCGGCTACGCTCAGGAACACCTTCGGTTACGCTCAAGAACAGCTGCAGCTACGCTCAGGAACACCATCGGCCGCGGTCAGGGAAACCTTCGGGTACACGCAGGAATACTACCCGCGCTAACTGCCGTGTAGACAGTTCTGCTCATGGGGCGGGAAGTGCACAGATGAATGAAACAACCAATAACCACATAACTAATAACCAACTATGCAAGGACTTGTTTTAGATCAGGAAAATACTTCAGGAATCGCTATCAAAGAAGTGACTTTACCCAACTTAAAACCCCAAGAGGTGAAAGTAAAAGTAAAAGCTGCGGCTTTGAACCACCGTGATGAGTGGTGCCGGCAAGGGAAATACCCCAATATCAAAAATGGGATCATTTTGGGATCCGATGGTGCCGGAGTGGTGGAAGAAGTAGGAGAAAAGGTGGACAAAGGTTGGTTAGGCAAGGAGGTCATCATCAATGCTGCTAATTTTTGGGGGGATAAACAAGAAGTCCAATCGGGCGAGTTTCAGATATTGGGAATGCCCGGAAATGGCACCCTCGCAGAATATGTGCAAGTGGATGCTTCTAGGTTATGTAAAAAACCGGTTCATTTATCATTTGAAGAAGCGGCGGCATTGCCATTGGCAGGCTTGACGGCATATCGAGCGGCCTTCTATCATGGCCAGCTTAAGAAGGGAATGAAGCTTTTGGTTACCGGGTTTGGAGGCGGTGTGGCCCAATTTGCGACCCAATTCGGTATCGCTGCAGGTGCGGAAGTTTATGTGAACAGTGGGAGTGAGGAGAAACTGAAAAAAGCGACAGCATTGGGAGTGTCTGGTGGCTTTAATTATAACGATGAAAACTGGGCTCAGCAAGCGGTGGATCAAACAGGTGGATTTGAATTGATCATCGATTCGGCCATGGGGGCTACTTTTTCTAACCTGATCCAAGCATTGCAACCAGGCGGTAAGTTGGTGTTTTATGGAGCTACGCTTGGCAATCCTCCTATGCTGGATGCTAGAAGGGTTTTTTGGAACCAACTGACCATTCAGGGGACTACGATGGGAAGCGACAGGGATTTTGAGGAAATGGTGCAGTTTGTCACTGAGCAAGAGATCACTCCAGTGGTGGACTCGGTTTTTGATTTTTCGAATGCGGTGGAGGCTTTTGAGCGAATGTCAGCAGGAAAGCAGACGGGCAAAATCGTGGTAAAATTATAAAGTTTACTATCAGTTGGATTGGGGCAATGTCTATCTTCTCTCCAGAAACAGTTATTCATCCAAGTCATTTTCGAACAAGAAATTCTGAAAGGCATTTTTGAGTTCCCTTAGTGCATGTTGGTCATTTTGGGATTTGGCAAGCTCAATGCCTGATTTGTAGATGGAAAGCGCCTTTTCGATCTCTTCTATTTCTGCATTCAAAGCAGCGGCATGGAAGTAGGTAGGAAGGTATTCTGGGTGCTTATCCAACAGTTGATCAAAATAGCCTA
Coding sequences within it:
- a CDS encoding quinone oxidoreductase family protein yields the protein MQGLVLDQENTSGIAIKEVTLPNLKPQEVKVKVKAAALNHRDEWCRQGKYPNIKNGIILGSDGAGVVEEVGEKVDKGWLGKEVIINAANFWGDKQEVQSGEFQILGMPGNGTLAEYVQVDASRLCKKPVHLSFEEAAALPLAGLTAYRAAFYHGQLKKGMKLLVTGFGGGVAQFATQFGIAAGAEVYVNSGSEEKLKKATALGVSGGFNYNDENWAQQAVDQTGGFELIIDSAMGATFSNLIQALQPGGKLVFYGATLGNPPMLDARRVFWNQLTIQGTTMGSDRDFEEMVQFVTEQEITPVVDSVFDFSNAVEAFERMSAGKQTGKIVVKL
- a CDS encoding tetratricopeptide repeat protein translates to MANTSRIELLQQFVKDEPDNPFNIYALALEYQNIDLKKAVGYFDQLLDKHPEYLPTYFHAAALNAEIEEIEKALSIYKSGIELAKSQNDQHALRELKNAFQNFLFENDLDE
- the dnaB gene encoding replicative DNA helicase, with the protein product MAERNTAGWERNPLRRKNNLEQNMAGGVGKIPPQAIDLEEAVLGALMLEKEAITTVVDILKPDSFYKDAHREIYDAILQLFNESEPIDLLTVTNKLRKNGKLEVAGGAYYITELTSKISSAANIEYHARIITEMAMKRHMIRICSEIQKEAYEETTDVFELLDTMEQSLFEISENNIRKNYADMKSIMREAITELEGKKDLADGLTGVPSGFTALDRVTSGWQKSDLVIIAARPAMGKTAFVLSVLRNASVDHSRPVAIFSLEMSAVQLVNRLISSEAELDSEKIKKGNLADYEWEQLIHKTSKLSSAPLFVDDTPALSILELRAKCRRLKAQSDIQMIVIDYLQLMSGDSKASASGNREQEISSISRALKKIAKELEVPVIALSQLSRAVETRGGDKRPQLSDLRESGAIEQDADIVMFLYRPEYYGINEDEEGNSTMGTGEVIIAKHRSGSLETVKLRFIGKYTKFTDLDLNVPYQPQGQEAMYGNKFPSAAGGKDFDDSNMIRIQSKANGPDEEDGFPGGMGSNEPAPF